Proteins from one Porites lutea chromosome 3, jaPorLute2.1, whole genome shotgun sequence genomic window:
- the LOC140930237 gene encoding uncharacterized protein — MEDSKPEIHSASRAHDRETQTSFDMSHIPSHGTSSNDGRRAHGYHPYNHRHGQQLQWSANHVFHSSGYPEYYPYELRYTPHHHPPPAIPGPPPHGNHYYPGRVPHWHNSPSPVLPSHISPVPHPHSSYHHYPYHPSDGFYAHPPPLQGVAPPMPISRERRHTDSEIARPKAEWPPGYQPFVKPIIPSDYLAFIHRNPGSDCGGPPSTATSSLRSTVIDLPHSSFQSPRPSARMTRKRPLSSTASSVESIDLNALIRGSPDSLSGYLGPTRVSSAGSFGHLSPIAFCTSPGSRQARYPIARNVLITTPPIAPPRILSPSSMQDALPSSTTGAEGTKEETQENTSCAESPKMTNNKEPESASCKEESMDICPLDSTTSPGTSEVKQEGSDNEADDNPPEQEEQDLVCHWKECCNQCETQDELVRHVNNDHIKKDRKDFTCYWEGCTRERKPFKAQYMLVVHMRRHTGEKPHKCNYEGCSKAYSRLENLKTHLRSHTGERPYVCEVEGCNKAFSNASDRAKHQNRTHSSVKPYVCKVPGCPKRYTDPSSLRKHTKTVHGEQAIKKLKAEGGREKPSSNPDKKGSVPPDKGQGPTMATVTQSAQSPSSATTDQPQEPSSPGRDGSSVVGSVYQGGSCSQTLVGSSFDGDTVSSSCDRIPGGLDIPSSQGSPRSATGQSTIGLSPRSPPFVSQLPDILEGEWESNDGGAVSTVQSVDIRPPHQGVTLPKLDVHKRDVASWVNDVHRRMSQSSRRSSEGSHLSVELNGDSSRRSSQESGWSSYGSRRSSRASPFPSTSIQPQEVIPHYPNGAVLPLPLQCRPPHLNSLDTSDDVLRRTSETSTCSNQSAPYNRLSRNSSGYGSQSNLAVIRSPMFHKILPPSSLLPQRTVCADAASRRKSDTVICEADSSGSYLQNSGKGEVRRSSEPIRQARAALTRIEPPTGASNRVAAIPNVSETGLMCGDLDPQEFDAYLNPQEEGQVESTVPYPLPQQTQRLCHFPYPEEHATQPPLPHPPTSQTTIHHRPQPFTPHQPNPSNHGHQGKFAPSDANGAPAPRIPQRGYWPLPRYRSGGQQQAPMMQNGLNHTPSESGTSHIPVEHSGEKSQYDMMNYEDAMVAGLGLLSTENGGVSEFVGNNNMVVNDMNTLLNSLHEEERYLELCQSRGVTGSAMSIF, encoded by the exons ATGGAAGATTCCAAGCCGGAGATACATTCCGCAAGTCGGGCACATGATCGAGAAACCCAAACATCTTTTGATATGAGCCACATACCATCACATGGGACCTCTTCTAATGACGGCAGGAGAGCCCATGGTTACCACCCTTACAACCACAGGCATGGTCAGCAATTGCAGTGGAGTGCAAACCATGTTTTTCATTCATCAGGGTATCCTGAATACTACCCTTATGAACTGCGCTATACGCCTCATCACCACCCTCCCCCTGCTATCCCTGGTCCCCCACCTCATGGAAACCACTACTACCCTGGACGGGTGCCACACTGGCATAACTCCCCAAGCCCTGTGTTGCCATCTCATATATCCCCAGTGCCCCATCCGCATTCTTCGTATCACCATTATCCGTATCATCCCTCAGATGGATTTTATGCACATCCTCCACCGCTGCAAGGAGTTGCCCCTCCCATGCCAATTTCACGGGAAAGGAGACACACAGATTCGGAAATTGCACGTCCCAAAGCAGAATGGCCGCCTGGTTATCAGCCATTTGTAAAACCAATCATACCATCAGATTACTTGGCCTTTATCCATCGGAACCCAGGATCAGATTGCGGAGGACCACCATCCACTGCAACGTCGTCACTAAGATCAACAGTTATTGACCTTCCACATTCCAGTTTTCAGAGCCCACGGCCATCAGCAAGAATGACTAGAAAGCGACCACTATCTAGCACAGCCTCATCTGTGGAGTCCATTGACTTAAATGCATTAATAAGGGGCTCACCTGATTCACTTTCAGGGTACCTGGGGCCAACCAGAGTGTCTTCAGCAGGTTCCTTTGGTCATTTGAGCCCTATAGCATTTTGCACCTCCCCTGGCTCACGACAAGCTCGCTATCCCATTGCTAGAAATGTGCTGATTACGACTCCACCAATTGCCCCACCTCGAATACTTTCACCATCTTCCATGCAAGATGCCCTCCCTAGTTCGACGACCGGTGCAGAGGGGACAAAGGAGGAGACTCAGGAGAACACAAGTTGTGCAGAGTCTCCCAAAATGACCAACAATAAAGAACCAGAAAGTGCCAGTTGCAAAGAGGAGAGCATGGACATTTGTCCCTTAGACTCCACAACATCCCCTGGCACTTCAGAAGTGAAG CAGGAAGGCTCAGACAACGAGGCAGATGATAACCCCCCTGAGCAGGAAGAACAAGACCTCGTATGTCACTGGAAAGAGTGCTGTAATCAGTGTGAAACACAAGATGAGCTTGTTCGACATGTCAACAATGATCACATCAAGAAGGATCGCAAGGACTTTACCTGTTACTGGGAGGGCTGCACAAGGGAACGGAAACCCTTCAAAGCCCAGTACATGCTGGTTGTACATATGCGAAGGCACACTGGCGAAAAACCACATAAATGCAAT TACGAGGGATGCTCAAAAGCCTACTCACGACTCGAGAACCTCAAGACTCATCTCCGGTCTCACACAGGAGAACGTCCTTATGTGTGTGAAGTGGAAGGCTGCAATAAGGCGTTCTCCAATGCATCCGACAGAGCTAAACACCAAAACCGGACCCACTCCTCAGTG aaACCCTATGTCTGTAAAGTACCAGGCTGTCCGAAACGTTACACTGATCCCAGCTCTCTGAGAAAACACACCAAGACAGTGCATGGAGAACAGGCCATCAAAAAG CTTAAGGCAGAAGGAGGCAGAGAAAAGccttcttcaaatcctgacaaGAAAGGGAGTGTGCCTCCTGACAAAGGACAAGGCCCCACCATGGCCACTGTTACACAGAGTGCCCAATCACCATCCAGTGCTACAACTGATCAGCCTCAAGAACCTTCGTCCCCAGGCAGAGATGGATCCAGTGTGGTTGGCAGTGTTTATCAAGGTGGAAGTTGCTCCCAGACACTTGTAGGTAGCAGTTTTGATGGGGACACAGTTTCATCCAGTTGTGATAGAATTCCAGGAGGTCTGGATATTCCTTCAAGCCAAGGCAGTCCAAGAAGTGCTACTGGTCAGTCTACAATAGGCTTATCGCCAAGGAGTCCTCCATTTGTGAGCCAACTTCCTGACATTCTGGAAGGAGAATGGGAGTCAAATGATGGTGGTGCAGTCTCAACAGTGCAGTCGGTTGATATCAGACCACCACACCAGGGAGTCACTCTTCCAAAGCTTGATGTTCACAAAAGGGATGTGGCATCATGGGTGAACGATGTTCACCGCAGGATGAGTCAGTCATCACGCAGATCTAGTGAAGGAAGTCACTTATCAGTGGAATTGAATGGTGACTCCAGCAGGAGATCTAGCCAAGAAAGTGGTTGGTCCTCTTATGGGAGTCGCAGGTCCAGCCGCGCAAGCCCCTTTCCAAGCACCAGTATTCAACCCCAAGAGGTTATTCCTCATTATCCCAATGGAGCTGTTCTTCCATTGCCTCTACAGTGCAGGCCACCACACTTGAACTCACTAGACACCAGTGATGATGTCCTCCGACGAACTAGTGAGACTAGTACATGCAGTAACCAAAGTGCTCCATACAACAGGTTAAGCCGTAACAGCAGTGGTTATGGAAGTCAGTCAAATCTGGCAGTTATAAGAAGCCCTATGTTTCACAAAATCCTGCCTCCATCTAGTTTGTTACCACAGCGAACTGTGTGTGCTGATGCTGCAAGTAGGAGAAAAAGTGACACTGTCATTTGTGAGGCTGATAGCTCTGGAAGTTATCTCCAAAACAGTGGCAAAGGTGAGGTACGCCGTAGCAGTGAGCCTATTAGACAAGCAAGGGCAGCCCTGACTCGAATTGAACCTCCAACTGGTGCTAGTAACAGGGTAGCAGCAATACCAAATGTGAGTGAAACTGGACTGATGTGTGGTGACTTGGATCCACAAGAATTTGATGCCTATTTAAATCCTCAAGAGGAGGGGCAGGTTGAATCAACTGTGCCATATCCGCTTCCACAACAGACACAAAGACTGTGTCACTTTCCGTATCCTGAAGAACATGCCACCCAGCCTCCACTGCCACACCCCCCTACATCACAGACTACAATCCATCATCGACCACAGCCGTTTACCCCACATCAACCAAATCCCTCAAACCATGGGCATCAAGGCAAGTTTGCGCCATCAGATGCCAATGGTGCTCCGGCCCCAAGGATTCCCCAGAGAGGGTACTGGCCTCTTCCTAGGTACAGATCTGGAGGACAGCAGCAAGCTCCCATGATGCAGAATGGCCTCAACCACACACCATCAGAAAGTGGCACTAGCCACATTCCAGTGGAACATTCAGGAGAGAAAAGCCAGTATGACATGATGAATTATGAAGATGCAATGGTTGCAGGGCTGGGTTTATTATCAACTGAAAATGGCGGGGTGTCAGAATTTGTTGGAAATAACAACATGGTGGTGAATGACATGAACACTTTGTTGAACTCTCTCCACGAGGAAGAAAGGTACCTCGAGTTATGTCAATCAAGAGGCGTCACAGGAAGTGCTATGTCTATTTTCTaa